Proteins co-encoded in one Sparus aurata chromosome 18, fSpaAur1.1, whole genome shotgun sequence genomic window:
- the LOC115568294 gene encoding inositol-trisphosphate 3-kinase A-like, with protein MEQIHHLRSTLDLKMDVTDDNHVEGVKMETDNKQTMDNDLPAGLSEETYQNVTIREGPSSSCGRLRARSRPKLQSTKSFPPYNQCIGGLGEDGEQDNMIAHQTNLRHDDTMREDVNESVQGTERKEDFELKARCARGEVKAKWRTRRRERLGGSYEVDPDGWESARWSGKRRVEETEREREHDDEEREGGTNREWKHWRSKNSSFEIEAKEEEDEGRKRSPVSAAVEGEYESSRETPEVEEAVELSGTVEDPAAHQWSSPHPILSKILHSSSTSSSSSSINLSSAESDEVFSEGEDAVSRRRTFRKSRSWKTFLTMMHWSMRRQSSWVQLAGHQGNFQLSDSGEVLKLYNEVEAKCLDSLMRDPLRPFVPQYHGLVTRGEQRYIRLEDLLSGLRRPVIMDCKMGVRTYQEEELIKARIKAPLRSDMYQKMVKVDPSAPSAEEHAQKAVTKWRYLQWRDTTSSTSTLGFRIEGVMMEDGSVQRDFRKILSLTQVTEALLYFTRSQLEILKAYHSRLLALSDALQNSLFFRSHEVIGSSLLFVHDHTSKANVWMIDFGKTTPVPETGELLHNVPWAEGNREDGYLIGLTSLITSLGQAISVASWQQEDGCGGEKIPLHEVN; from the exons TGCCGGACTATCAGAGGAGACGTACCAAAATGTTACAATCCGTGAAGGGCCCTCCAGCAGCTGCGGGAGGCTCAGAGCGAGATCCAGACCAAAACTCCAGTCGACAAAAAGTTTCCCCCCTTACAATCAGTGCATAGGTGGACTCggagaggatggagagcagGACAATATGATCGCTCATCAAACCAATCTCAGACATGATGACACGATGAGGGAGGACGTGAATGAGTCGGTCCAAggcacagaaagaaaagaggactTCGAGTTGAAGGCAAGATGTGCAAGGGGCGAAGTGAAGGCGAaatggaggacgaggaggagggagaggttAGGGGGGAGCTATGAAGTTGATCCGGACGGATGGGAGAGCGCACGATGGAGCGGGAAAAGACGGGTAGAAGagactgaaagagagagggagcacgatgatgaggagagggaggggggcaCAAACAGGGAGTGGAAACACTGGAGAAGTAAAAACTCGAGTTTTGAGATAGAggcaaaagaggaagaggatgaggggaggaagagatctcctgtttcagcagcagtggaggGGGAGTATGAGAGCAGTAGGGAGACCCCAGAGGTTGAAGAAGCTGTGGAGCTGTCAGGGACGGTGGAGGACCCCGCAGCACATCAGTGGTCCTCCCCACACCCAATCCTCTCCAAGATTTTGcactcttcctccacctcctcctccagctcctccatcaaCCTCTCCTCAGCAGAGAGCGATGAGGTCTTCAGCGAAGGAGAGGATGCCGTCTCCAGGAGGAGGACTTTCAGGAAG AGCCGCTCCTGGAAAACCTTCCTGACCATGATGCACTGGTCAATGCGGCGGCAGAGCTCCTGGGTCCAGCTGGCTGGACATCAAG GTAACTTCCAGCTGAGTGACAGCGGGGAGGTGTTGAAGCTGTACAACGAGGTGGAGGCAAAGTGTCTGGACTCCCTGATGAGAGACCCGCTGCGGCCCTTTGTGCCACAGTACCACGGCCTGGTCACCAGGGGGGAGCAGCGCTATATCCGCCTGGAGGACCTGCTGAGCGGCCTGAGGAGACCCGTCATCATGGACTGCAAGATGGGAGTCAG GACATACCAGGAGGAGGAATTGATCAAAGCCCGGATCAAGGCCCCCCTGCGGAGTGACATGTACCAGAAGATGGTGAAAGTAGACCCCTCAGCTCCGTCGGCGGAGGAACACGCACAGAAAGCTGTGACCAAGTGGAGATACCTTCAGTGGAGGGATACAACCAGCTCTACGTCCACACTGGGCTTCAGGATAGAGGGAGTCATG ATGGAGGACGGCAGCGTCCAGCGGGACTTCAGGAAGATTCTGAGTCTAACTCAGGTCACAGAGGCATTACTCTACTTCACCAGGAGTCAGCTGGAGATCCTG AAAGCGTACCACTCCAGACTCCTGGCTCTGAGCGATGCACTGCAGAATTCACTATTTTTCAGAAGTCACGAG GTGATTGGCAGCTCGCTTCTTTTCGTCCACGACCACACCAGCAAGGCCAACGTGTGGATGATAGACTTTGGGAAGACGACACCGGTGCCCGAGACAGGCGAGCTCCTGCACAACGTCCCGTGGGCCGAGGGGAACAGGGAGGACGGATACCTCATCGGCCTCACCTCCCTCATCACCTCTCTGGGCCAGGCCATCAGCGTGGCCTCctggcagcaggaggacggctgtggaggagaaaaaataCCGTTACATGAAGTAAACTGA
- the nxf1a gene encoding nuclear RNA export factor 1 isoform X2: MADGGHYYNEHDDRTAPQYRSRKGRGGHKGRSYDRSRRDRQPGSHSGGFGGPGPRSRLADMDEDVAMSDNSQDSSAQHRFNPYGRPIRKGGDGRFDRRPGKGGGGGRGGGGGGGFRGGRGGGGRSRSGWFKVTIPHGKKYDKQWLLTALQNICSVPYRPVQFHVDHNRAHFYVDDSSTAHALHKCSHKITDTDGYKVEVHVNPSAPPSSLVSDLKPEHLEHLKQCMAKRFDGSQQALDLNNIRTDPDLVSQNIEVILNRKTSMEAVIKIIEENIPELTCLNLSNNRIHKLDELAELVTKVPNLKTLNLSHNELKSDRELDKLKGLKLGELWLNRNPLCDFFKDQASYISAVRQRFPRLLKLDGNDLPAPIGFDVETPTTIPPCKGSCFGSDEIKALILRFLQQYYSIYDSGDRQPLLDAYHDGASLSLTTPYSTQNPSRSSLGEYHKDSRNLRRHKDSTLRYRLLKHTRLNVVAFLNELPKTQHDIASFTVDVNTYTNTLLSFTVSGVFKEVAVDGKSRESTMAFSRVFVTVPAGNTGLCIVNDQLFIRMATTEEIRRAFVAPAPTPSSSPVPTLTAPQQEMLTAFSQKSGMNLEWSQKCLQDNEWDFNRAAQIFTQLKTDGKIPDVAFIK, from the exons ATGGCGGATGGCGGGCACTACTACAACG AGCACGATGATAGAACTGCACCACAGTATCGCAGCCGTAAAGGCAGAGGCGGTCACAAGGGTCGGTCCTATGACAGGTCCCGAAGAGACCGCCAACCGGGAAGCCACTCGGGGGGATTTGGAGGTCCTGGGCCACGGTCCAGGCTTGCCGATATGGATGAAGATGTTGCTATGAGTGACAACTCTCAGGACAGCAGCGCCCAGCATAGATT cAACCCATATGGGAGGCCTATTCGGAAAGGAGGAGATGGACGTTTTGACAGGCGACCAGGCaaagggggaggaggtggtagagggggagggggtggaggcggcttcagaggaggccgaggtggaggagggagaagtcGGTCAGGCTGGTTCAAAGTTACG ATACCACACGGGAAAAAATATGACAAGCAATGGTTATTGACAGCTCTTCAGAACATCTGTTCAGTTCCCTACAGACCTGTGCAG TTCCATGTTGACCATAACAGGGCTCATTTCTATGTGGATGATTCATCTACCGCTCATGCCTTGCATAAATGTTCCCACAAGATCACAGACACAGATGGGTACAAG GTGGAAGTTCATGTCAACCCTAGTGCTCCACCTTCCAGCCTGGTTTCTGATCTAAAGCCTGAACACTTGGAGCACCTGAAG CAATGCATGGCAAAACGGTTTGATGGCTCCCAGCAAGCTTTGGATTTGAACAACATCCGAACAGATCCAG ATCTGGTGTCCCAGAACATTGAAGTAATCTTAAATAGGAAGACGAGCATGGAGGCTGTCATCAAGATCATTGAAGAAAACATTCCAGAG CTGACCTGCTTGAACCTGAGTAACAACCGCATTCACAAACTCGATGAACTCGCTGAATTGGTGACCAAGGTGCCTAATCTAAAGACCCTCAACCTTTCCCACAATGAG CTGAAGTCTGACCGGGAGCTGGACAAGCTGAAAGGCCTGAAGCTGGGGGAGCTGTGGCTGAACAGGAACCCTCTGTGTGACTTCTTCAAGGATCAGGCCTCATACATCAG TGCTGTGCGGCAGAGGTTCCCCCGGCTTCTCAAACTG GACGGCAATGACCTCCCTGCACCAATTGGATTCGATGTGGAAACGCCCACCACCATCCCCCCCTGCAAG GGCAGTTGTTTCGGCTCCGATGAAATCAAGGCTCTCATCCTTCGGTTCTTGCAACA gtactacagtataTACGACTCGGGGGACAGACAACCACTTCTGGATGCTTACCATGATGGAGCATCATTGTCCCTCACAACACCTTACTCCACCCAGAACCCCTCCAG GAGCAGCCTGGGAGAGTATCATAAAGACAGTCGAAACCTGAGGAGGCACAAAGACTCCA CACTACGGTATCGACTTCTGAAACACACACGACTCAACGTGGTGGCTTTCCTCAACGAGTTGCCTAAAACTCAGCACGACATCGCCTCCTTTACCGTTGATGTTAACACCTACACC AACACACTACTATCGTTCACAGTCAGTGGAGTCTTTAAAGAAG tcGCTGTTGATGGAAAATCCAGAGAGTCAACCATGGCCTTCTCACGCGTGTTCGTCACAGTCCCAGCAGGGAACACTGG TCTCTGCATCGTGAATGACCAGCTTTTCATCCGGATGGCTACAACAGAGGAGATCCGCCGGGCCTTTGTCGCTCCCGCCCCGACCCCATCTTCCAGCCCCGTCCCCACCCTCACTGCTCCACAGCAGGAGATGCTCACAGCCTTCTCACAGAAGTCTGGGATGAACCTGGAGTGGTCACAAAA GTGTCTGCAAGACAATGAGTGGGATTTCAACAGAGCGGCACAAATTTTCACTCAGTTAAAG acGGATGGCAAGATCCCTGATGTTGCGTTCATAAAATGA
- the nxf1a gene encoding nuclear RNA export factor 1 isoform X1 has translation MERGTFCRGGYRNLAVVARVMNDDHGEFMVRREVRSTGYVVQGEHDDRTAPQYRSRKGRGGHKGRSYDRSRRDRQPGSHSGGFGGPGPRSRLADMDEDVAMSDNSQDSSAQHRFNPYGRPIRKGGDGRFDRRPGKGGGGGRGGGGGGGFRGGRGGGGRSRSGWFKVTIPHGKKYDKQWLLTALQNICSVPYRPVQFHVDHNRAHFYVDDSSTAHALHKCSHKITDTDGYKVEVHVNPSAPPSSLVSDLKPEHLEHLKQCMAKRFDGSQQALDLNNIRTDPDLVSQNIEVILNRKTSMEAVIKIIEENIPELTCLNLSNNRIHKLDELAELVTKVPNLKTLNLSHNELKSDRELDKLKGLKLGELWLNRNPLCDFFKDQASYISAVRQRFPRLLKLDGNDLPAPIGFDVETPTTIPPCKGSCFGSDEIKALILRFLQQYYSIYDSGDRQPLLDAYHDGASLSLTTPYSTQNPSRSSLGEYHKDSRNLRRHKDSTLRYRLLKHTRLNVVAFLNELPKTQHDIASFTVDVNTYTNTLLSFTVSGVFKEVAVDGKSRESTMAFSRVFVTVPAGNTGLCIVNDQLFIRMATTEEIRRAFVAPAPTPSSSPVPTLTAPQQEMLTAFSQKSGMNLEWSQKCLQDNEWDFNRAAQIFTQLKTDGKIPDVAFIK, from the exons ATGGAGCGGGGGACTTTCTGCCGGGGTGGCTACCGGAACCTAGCTGTGGTGGCACGTGTGATGAATGACG ACCATGGAGAGTTTATGGTGAGGAGAGAGGTCAGAAGCACTGGTTACGTGGTCCAAGGAG AGCACGATGATAGAACTGCACCACAGTATCGCAGCCGTAAAGGCAGAGGCGGTCACAAGGGTCGGTCCTATGACAGGTCCCGAAGAGACCGCCAACCGGGAAGCCACTCGGGGGGATTTGGAGGTCCTGGGCCACGGTCCAGGCTTGCCGATATGGATGAAGATGTTGCTATGAGTGACAACTCTCAGGACAGCAGCGCCCAGCATAGATT cAACCCATATGGGAGGCCTATTCGGAAAGGAGGAGATGGACGTTTTGACAGGCGACCAGGCaaagggggaggaggtggtagagggggagggggtggaggcggcttcagaggaggccgaggtggaggagggagaagtcGGTCAGGCTGGTTCAAAGTTACG ATACCACACGGGAAAAAATATGACAAGCAATGGTTATTGACAGCTCTTCAGAACATCTGTTCAGTTCCCTACAGACCTGTGCAG TTCCATGTTGACCATAACAGGGCTCATTTCTATGTGGATGATTCATCTACCGCTCATGCCTTGCATAAATGTTCCCACAAGATCACAGACACAGATGGGTACAAG GTGGAAGTTCATGTCAACCCTAGTGCTCCACCTTCCAGCCTGGTTTCTGATCTAAAGCCTGAACACTTGGAGCACCTGAAG CAATGCATGGCAAAACGGTTTGATGGCTCCCAGCAAGCTTTGGATTTGAACAACATCCGAACAGATCCAG ATCTGGTGTCCCAGAACATTGAAGTAATCTTAAATAGGAAGACGAGCATGGAGGCTGTCATCAAGATCATTGAAGAAAACATTCCAGAG CTGACCTGCTTGAACCTGAGTAACAACCGCATTCACAAACTCGATGAACTCGCTGAATTGGTGACCAAGGTGCCTAATCTAAAGACCCTCAACCTTTCCCACAATGAG CTGAAGTCTGACCGGGAGCTGGACAAGCTGAAAGGCCTGAAGCTGGGGGAGCTGTGGCTGAACAGGAACCCTCTGTGTGACTTCTTCAAGGATCAGGCCTCATACATCAG TGCTGTGCGGCAGAGGTTCCCCCGGCTTCTCAAACTG GACGGCAATGACCTCCCTGCACCAATTGGATTCGATGTGGAAACGCCCACCACCATCCCCCCCTGCAAG GGCAGTTGTTTCGGCTCCGATGAAATCAAGGCTCTCATCCTTCGGTTCTTGCAACA gtactacagtataTACGACTCGGGGGACAGACAACCACTTCTGGATGCTTACCATGATGGAGCATCATTGTCCCTCACAACACCTTACTCCACCCAGAACCCCTCCAG GAGCAGCCTGGGAGAGTATCATAAAGACAGTCGAAACCTGAGGAGGCACAAAGACTCCA CACTACGGTATCGACTTCTGAAACACACACGACTCAACGTGGTGGCTTTCCTCAACGAGTTGCCTAAAACTCAGCACGACATCGCCTCCTTTACCGTTGATGTTAACACCTACACC AACACACTACTATCGTTCACAGTCAGTGGAGTCTTTAAAGAAG tcGCTGTTGATGGAAAATCCAGAGAGTCAACCATGGCCTTCTCACGCGTGTTCGTCACAGTCCCAGCAGGGAACACTGG TCTCTGCATCGTGAATGACCAGCTTTTCATCCGGATGGCTACAACAGAGGAGATCCGCCGGGCCTTTGTCGCTCCCGCCCCGACCCCATCTTCCAGCCCCGTCCCCACCCTCACTGCTCCACAGCAGGAGATGCTCACAGCCTTCTCACAGAAGTCTGGGATGAACCTGGAGTGGTCACAAAA GTGTCTGCAAGACAATGAGTGGGATTTCAACAGAGCGGCACAAATTTTCACTCAGTTAAAG acGGATGGCAAGATCCCTGATGTTGCGTTCATAAAATGA